A region from the Malus domestica chromosome 07, GDT2T_hap1 genome encodes:
- the LOC103439120 gene encoding uncharacterized protein isoform X2 has protein sequence MMSPRPVPEDGGGSSPHFRSFGCTFSLHLPDPSIHPIYNYAKTLEGQAALKYTGGAFYNKWWHNSFILYFVGKGPQIMWTSKLGLAYKISDTTTNALQSYISRVFCCCPSSTVWSIIWSEGPRLEKDILDDEVQTEQVLGIKEMALPISAGILSALRRVIARRVSLKNQLKRRLNAITIASATCFLFPVDMIIGSPSSTSDKVTHGFLFSKAFNGSWRMHNRYGVVYKMDFSFPGFLICCLILGFGIYEATSLERGRKDYFRTSDPSNGMLGEGPNSDVFTSNLIYVCIWITSCNCELMYISSKFVGSKLLDKCWSISQMLENQNQEEGNILVAKHYANPGLLK, from the exons ATGATGTCTCCGAGGCCAGTTCCTGAAGACGGAGGAGGATCTTCTCCCCATTTCAG GAGCTTCGGTTGTACTTTTTCTCTTCACCTGCCTGATCCCAgcatccaccctatttataattATGCAAAAACCTTGGAAGGGCAGGCCGCTCTCAAATACACAG GTGGTGCCTTCTATAATAAATGGTGGCATAACAGCTTTATACTTTATTTTGTGGGGAAAGGGCCTCAAATCATGTGGACCTCTAAGTTAGGCTTGGCTTATAAGATTTCAGATACCACTACTAATGCCTTACAA AGCTATATTAGCAGAGTATTCTGCTGCTGTCCTTCGAGTACCGTCTGGAGTATTATATGGTCGGAGGGGCCACGTTTGGAAAAAG ATATCCTCGATGATGAGGTTCAGACGGAGCAAGTGTTGGGTATAAAAGAGATGGCACTTCCAATCTCTGCTGGAATCTTATCAGCACTGAGGAGGGTGATTGCCCGGCGTGTTTCGCTCAAG AATCAACTTAAAAGGCGACTTAATGCGATAACTATTGCATCTGCAACATGTTTTCTGTTTCCTGTGGACATGATCATA GGATCACCTTCAAGTACCAGCGATAAG GTTACACATGGTTTTCTCTTCTCCAAGGCATTTAATGGTAGCTGGAGGATGCATAATCGTTATGGAGTTGTGTACAAAATGGACTTTTCTTTTCCAGGCTTCCTTATTTGCTGCTTAATTTTGGGCTTTG GGATATATGAGGCAACGTCTTTGGAACGTGGTAGAAAAGATTATTTTCGAACTTCAGATCCATCAAATGGGATGCTAGGGGAGGGACCAAATTCAGATGTCTTCACTTCCAACTTGATTTATGTTTGCATCTGGATTACAAG TTGCAATTGTGAGTTAATGTACATCAGTAGCAAATTCGTCGGCAGCAAGTTGCTGGACAAATGTTGGTCCATTAGTCAGATGCTAGAAAACCAAAACCAGGAGGAGGGAAATATACTCGTCGCAAAACACTACGCAAACCCTGGATTGTTGAAATGA
- the LOC103439119 gene encoding ATPase GET3A isoform X2, with translation MSGSDGMDNLFSDLANAIPGIDEAMSFAEMLKLVQTMDYSVIVFDTAPTGHTLRLLQFPSTLEKGLAKVMSLKNKFGGLMTQMTSLFGVGDEFGEDAILGKLEGMKDVIEQVNQQFKDPDLTTFVCVCIPEFLSLYETERLVQELTKFEIDTHNIIINQVLYDEEGTESKLLKARMRMQQKYLDQFYMLYDDFNITKLPLLPEEVTGVDALKAFSCHFLTPYQPSTSKGTVEELEQRVLTLRQQLKDAETEQERLRKGKQKV, from the exons ATGAGCGGTAGCGATGGAATGGATAATTTGTTTTCTGATCTAGCAAATGCCATTCCTGGAATTGATGAGGCCATGAGCTTTGCAGAGATGCTAAA ATTGGTCCAAACAATGGATTATTCGGTTATAGTATTTGATACTGCACCAACTGGCCATACGCTTCGACTGTTGCAGTTTCCATCAACCTTGGAGAAAGGTCTGGCGAAAGTGATGtctttgaaaaataaatttggCGGTTTAATGACTCAG atgacaagccTCTTTGGTGTTGGTGACGAATTTGGAGAGGATGCAATTTTGGGAAAGCTGGAGGGCATGAAAGATGTGATTGAACAAGTTAATCAGCAATTCAAAGATCCA GACTTGACAACCTTTGTCTGCGTTTGCATCCCAGAGTTCCTCTCTCTCTATGAAACAGAGAGACTGGTGCAGGAACTCACCAAATTCGAGATAGATACACACAATATCATCATTAACCAAGTACTTTACGATGAAGAAG gcACAGAATCTAAACTACTCAAAGCAAGAATGCGAATGCAACAAAAGTACCTAGATCAGTTCTACATGTTGTATGATGACTTTAACATCACCAAGCTGCCATTGCTGCCGGAAGAG GTTACAGGAGTTGATGCTCTAAAAgcgttttcgtgtcattttctGACACCATACCAACCTTCCACCAGCAAAGGCACAGTGGAAGAGTTGGAGCAAAGGGTGCTCACTCTAAGGCAGCAGTTGAAAGACGCCGAAACAGAACAAGAAAGACTGAGGAAAGGAAAACAAAAGGTCTAA
- the LOC103439120 gene encoding uncharacterized protein isoform X1 has translation MMSPRPVPEDGGGSSPHFRSFGCTFSLHLPDPSIHPIYNYAKTLEGQAALKYTGGAFYNKWWHNSFILYFVGKGPQIMWTSKLGLAYKISDTTTNALQSYISRVFCCCPSSTVWSIIWSEGPRLEKDILDDEVQTEQVLGIKEMALPISAGILSALRRVIARRVSLKPFLCFQNQLKRRLNAITIASATCFLFPVDMIIGSPSSTSDKVTHGFLFSKAFNGSWRMHNRYGVVYKMDFSFPGFLICCLILGFGIYEATSLERGRKDYFRTSDPSNGMLGEGPNSDVFTSNLIYVCIWITSCNCELMYISSKFVGSKLLDKCWSISQMLENQNQEEGNILVAKHYANPGLLK, from the exons ATGATGTCTCCGAGGCCAGTTCCTGAAGACGGAGGAGGATCTTCTCCCCATTTCAG GAGCTTCGGTTGTACTTTTTCTCTTCACCTGCCTGATCCCAgcatccaccctatttataattATGCAAAAACCTTGGAAGGGCAGGCCGCTCTCAAATACACAG GTGGTGCCTTCTATAATAAATGGTGGCATAACAGCTTTATACTTTATTTTGTGGGGAAAGGGCCTCAAATCATGTGGACCTCTAAGTTAGGCTTGGCTTATAAGATTTCAGATACCACTACTAATGCCTTACAA AGCTATATTAGCAGAGTATTCTGCTGCTGTCCTTCGAGTACCGTCTGGAGTATTATATGGTCGGAGGGGCCACGTTTGGAAAAAG ATATCCTCGATGATGAGGTTCAGACGGAGCAAGTGTTGGGTATAAAAGAGATGGCACTTCCAATCTCTGCTGGAATCTTATCAGCACTGAGGAGGGTGATTGCCCGGCGTGTTTCGCTCAAG CCCTTTCTGTGCTTTCAGAATCAACTTAAAAGGCGACTTAATGCGATAACTATTGCATCTGCAACATGTTTTCTGTTTCCTGTGGACATGATCATA GGATCACCTTCAAGTACCAGCGATAAG GTTACACATGGTTTTCTCTTCTCCAAGGCATTTAATGGTAGCTGGAGGATGCATAATCGTTATGGAGTTGTGTACAAAATGGACTTTTCTTTTCCAGGCTTCCTTATTTGCTGCTTAATTTTGGGCTTTG GGATATATGAGGCAACGTCTTTGGAACGTGGTAGAAAAGATTATTTTCGAACTTCAGATCCATCAAATGGGATGCTAGGGGAGGGACCAAATTCAGATGTCTTCACTTCCAACTTGATTTATGTTTGCATCTGGATTACAAG TTGCAATTGTGAGTTAATGTACATCAGTAGCAAATTCGTCGGCAGCAAGTTGCTGGACAAATGTTGGTCCATTAGTCAGATGCTAGAAAACCAAAACCAGGAGGAGGGAAATATACTCGTCGCAAAACACTACGCAAACCCTGGATTGTTGAAATGA
- the LOC103439119 gene encoding ATPase GET3A isoform X1, with the protein MAAASDLPEGTIQNVLEQESLKWVFVGGKGGVGKTTCSSILSILLSRVRSSVLIISTDPAHNLSDAFQQKFTKTPTLVNGFTNLYAMEVDPTVEHEDMSGSDGMDNLFSDLANAIPGIDEAMSFAEMLKLVQTMDYSVIVFDTAPTGHTLRLLQFPSTLEKGLAKVMSLKNKFGGLMTQMTSLFGVGDEFGEDAILGKLEGMKDVIEQVNQQFKDPDLTTFVCVCIPEFLSLYETERLVQELTKFEIDTHNIIINQVLYDEEGTESKLLKARMRMQQKYLDQFYMLYDDFNITKLPLLPEEVTGVDALKAFSCHFLTPYQPSTSKGTVEELEQRVLTLRQQLKDAETEQERLRKGKQKV; encoded by the exons ATGGCGGCAGCGTCAGATTTACCAGAGGGGACTATACAGAACGTACTGGAGCAAGAGAGCCTCAAGTGGGTCTTTGTTGGCGGCAAAGGTGGTGTGGGCAAAACGACATGTAGCTCAAtcctctcgatccttctctcccGAGTCAGATCCTCCGTTTTGATCATCTCCACCGACCCCGCTCACAATCTAAGCGATGCTTTTCAGCAGAAGTTCACCAAGACTCCAACTTTGGTTAATGGGTTCACCAATCTCTATGCCATG GAAGTGGATCCTACCGTTGAGCACGAAGACATGAGCGGTAGCGATGGAATGGATAATTTGTTTTCTGATCTAGCAAATGCCATTCCTGGAATTGATGAGGCCATGAGCTTTGCAGAGATGCTAAA ATTGGTCCAAACAATGGATTATTCGGTTATAGTATTTGATACTGCACCAACTGGCCATACGCTTCGACTGTTGCAGTTTCCATCAACCTTGGAGAAAGGTCTGGCGAAAGTGATGtctttgaaaaataaatttggCGGTTTAATGACTCAG atgacaagccTCTTTGGTGTTGGTGACGAATTTGGAGAGGATGCAATTTTGGGAAAGCTGGAGGGCATGAAAGATGTGATTGAACAAGTTAATCAGCAATTCAAAGATCCA GACTTGACAACCTTTGTCTGCGTTTGCATCCCAGAGTTCCTCTCTCTCTATGAAACAGAGAGACTGGTGCAGGAACTCACCAAATTCGAGATAGATACACACAATATCATCATTAACCAAGTACTTTACGATGAAGAAG gcACAGAATCTAAACTACTCAAAGCAAGAATGCGAATGCAACAAAAGTACCTAGATCAGTTCTACATGTTGTATGATGACTTTAACATCACCAAGCTGCCATTGCTGCCGGAAGAG GTTACAGGAGTTGATGCTCTAAAAgcgttttcgtgtcattttctGACACCATACCAACCTTCCACCAGCAAAGGCACAGTGGAAGAGTTGGAGCAAAGGGTGCTCACTCTAAGGCAGCAGTTGAAAGACGCCGAAACAGAACAAGAAAGACTGAGGAAAGGAAAACAAAAGGTCTAA
- the LOC103439120 gene encoding uncharacterized protein isoform X3 produces the protein MMSPRPVPEDGGGSSPHFRSFGCTFSLHLPDPSIHPIYNYAKTLEGQAALKYTGGAFYNKWWHNSFILYFVGKGPQIMWTSKLGLAYKISDTTTNALQSYISRVFCCCPSSTVWSIIWSEGPRLEKDILDDEVQTEQVLGIKEMALPISAGILSALRRVIARRVSLKGSPSSTSDKVTHGFLFSKAFNGSWRMHNRYGVVYKMDFSFPGFLICCLILGFGIYEATSLERGRKDYFRTSDPSNGMLGEGPNSDVFTSNLIYVCIWITSCNCELMYISSKFVGSKLLDKCWSISQMLENQNQEEGNILVAKHYANPGLLK, from the exons ATGATGTCTCCGAGGCCAGTTCCTGAAGACGGAGGAGGATCTTCTCCCCATTTCAG GAGCTTCGGTTGTACTTTTTCTCTTCACCTGCCTGATCCCAgcatccaccctatttataattATGCAAAAACCTTGGAAGGGCAGGCCGCTCTCAAATACACAG GTGGTGCCTTCTATAATAAATGGTGGCATAACAGCTTTATACTTTATTTTGTGGGGAAAGGGCCTCAAATCATGTGGACCTCTAAGTTAGGCTTGGCTTATAAGATTTCAGATACCACTACTAATGCCTTACAA AGCTATATTAGCAGAGTATTCTGCTGCTGTCCTTCGAGTACCGTCTGGAGTATTATATGGTCGGAGGGGCCACGTTTGGAAAAAG ATATCCTCGATGATGAGGTTCAGACGGAGCAAGTGTTGGGTATAAAAGAGATGGCACTTCCAATCTCTGCTGGAATCTTATCAGCACTGAGGAGGGTGATTGCCCGGCGTGTTTCGCTCAAG GGATCACCTTCAAGTACCAGCGATAAG GTTACACATGGTTTTCTCTTCTCCAAGGCATTTAATGGTAGCTGGAGGATGCATAATCGTTATGGAGTTGTGTACAAAATGGACTTTTCTTTTCCAGGCTTCCTTATTTGCTGCTTAATTTTGGGCTTTG GGATATATGAGGCAACGTCTTTGGAACGTGGTAGAAAAGATTATTTTCGAACTTCAGATCCATCAAATGGGATGCTAGGGGAGGGACCAAATTCAGATGTCTTCACTTCCAACTTGATTTATGTTTGCATCTGGATTACAAG TTGCAATTGTGAGTTAATGTACATCAGTAGCAAATTCGTCGGCAGCAAGTTGCTGGACAAATGTTGGTCCATTAGTCAGATGCTAGAAAACCAAAACCAGGAGGAGGGAAATATACTCGTCGCAAAACACTACGCAAACCCTGGATTGTTGAAATGA